Proteins from a single region of Sneathiella aquimaris:
- a CDS encoding Crp/Fnr family transcriptional regulator: MRQTKKGTLVLLDVALISHLSNFADFSRSELKEFIGQAHAKRVKKNDSFFVEGETAHSFFLLLDGYIRVVRISGSGEQIIVRYIASNELFGIASAIGRDTYPANAVAAIDCVALSWPMPLWNETVRRFPSFAKAASTTLGNRFADVQDRVLELATEQVEHRVAAALLKLLEQTGRETDEGVLIDIPLTRQDVSEMSGTTLHTVSRLLSGWEQSGLVKSSRKKVIVTDKTKFTNLYSVQK; encoded by the coding sequence ATGAGACAAACAAAAAAGGGTACTTTAGTTTTGTTGGACGTTGCGCTTATCTCCCATCTGTCAAATTTTGCCGATTTCTCGCGATCAGAGTTAAAAGAATTCATTGGTCAGGCGCATGCAAAGCGAGTCAAAAAAAACGATAGCTTTTTTGTCGAAGGTGAAACCGCGCATTCCTTTTTCCTTTTACTGGACGGATATATCCGCGTCGTTCGAATTAGCGGGTCAGGAGAACAGATCATTGTCCGGTATATCGCCAGCAACGAATTGTTCGGAATTGCAAGTGCCATCGGCCGGGATACCTATCCTGCCAACGCGGTGGCAGCAATCGATTGTGTCGCACTATCGTGGCCCATGCCCCTATGGAATGAGACCGTCAGGCGGTTTCCTTCTTTTGCCAAGGCGGCCAGCACAACCCTTGGAAATCGTTTTGCAGACGTTCAGGACAGGGTTCTTGAACTGGCAACGGAACAGGTTGAACATAGAGTAGCAGCAGCTTTACTGAAACTTCTGGAACAAACTGGCAGGGAAACCGATGAAGGTGTCCTGATCGATATTCCCCTGACACGTCAGGATGTGTCAGAAATGTCCGGCACCACCTTGCACACAGTTTCTCGACTGTTAAGTGGATGGGAACAATCAGGATTGGTCAAAAGCAGCCGCAAAAAAGTCATCGTGACGGATAAAACCAAATTCACCAATTTATACAGTGTTCAAAAATAA
- a CDS encoding NnrS family protein, producing MPVKRPQEYKGFALLSFGFRPFFLMASLYAGLSVLIWLPFLQGYLDAETAFLPVDWHMHELFFGFITAVICGFLFTSIPNWTGRLPVQGLPLLSMMALWLVGRGAVFFSAHIGWIGTLVIDGAFLCTLWTVVAIEILKGRNWRNLKVLIPLSFLTGSNILFHLEAHYGGSAEYSKRIALAAIIAFILLIGGRIIPSFTRNWLVKFNPGRLPHPFVLYEKITLVFSIVTLFGWFLLPNNHLVGLFFWAAAILLVGQLCRWAGNRALKEPLVLVLHSSYLFIPVGFILMGGAILFPSAVSPVAGIHALGTGAAANMILAVMVRSTKGHTGKALRMEPADYVIFGSILFSAITRVASALFPDQELFLLEISVLLWVIAFLGFAAAYGGALLTPKARPLF from the coding sequence ATGCCCGTAAAACGCCCTCAGGAATATAAAGGCTTTGCCCTTCTTTCTTTCGGATTTCGCCCGTTTTTCCTGATGGCATCCCTATATGCGGGGTTGTCCGTTTTGATATGGCTTCCGTTTTTACAGGGGTATCTGGACGCGGAAACAGCGTTTCTGCCCGTTGACTGGCATATGCATGAATTATTTTTCGGCTTTATTACCGCGGTCATTTGCGGCTTCTTATTTACATCAATTCCCAACTGGACAGGAAGGTTACCGGTTCAGGGTCTACCGCTTTTATCCATGATGGCCTTATGGCTGGTGGGGCGGGGGGCTGTTTTTTTCTCGGCGCATATTGGCTGGATTGGGACTCTGGTTATTGACGGGGCTTTTTTATGTACGCTATGGACAGTCGTTGCGATCGAGATATTAAAAGGCCGGAACTGGCGAAATCTGAAAGTATTGATCCCGCTCAGTTTTCTAACGGGGTCAAATATTCTGTTTCATCTGGAAGCCCATTACGGTGGCAGTGCTGAATACAGTAAACGAATAGCCTTGGCGGCGATCATTGCCTTTATCCTGTTGATCGGTGGCAGAATTATTCCAAGTTTTACCCGAAACTGGCTGGTCAAATTTAATCCGGGCCGTTTGCCGCACCCTTTTGTCCTGTACGAGAAAATCACGTTGGTTTTTTCGATTGTAACACTGTTCGGTTGGTTCCTTCTCCCGAACAATCACCTCGTCGGTCTGTTCTTTTGGGCTGCTGCTATTCTGCTGGTAGGTCAGTTATGCCGGTGGGCGGGAAACAGGGCGCTTAAAGAGCCATTGGTTCTGGTTCTTCATTCAAGTTATCTTTTCATTCCGGTGGGTTTTATCCTTATGGGGGGAGCTATCCTGTTTCCTTCAGCAGTGTCGCCCGTGGCGGGAATACATGCACTTGGAACCGGGGCGGCGGCAAATATGATTTTGGCCGTTATGGTGCGGTCAACAAAAGGGCATACCGGAAAGGCATTGAGAATGGAGCCCGCTGATTATGTAATTTTCGGATCGATCCTTTTTTCAGCGATTACCCGCGTCGCTTCGGCACTTTTCCCGGATCAGGAGTTGTTTCTGTTAGAAATATCCGTCTTACTTTGGGTGATCGCGTTTCTTGGGTTCGCGGCCGCGTAT